From Leishmania braziliensis MHOM/BR/75/M2904 complete genome, chromosome 35:
GCAACTGCGCACAGCTCCTTATCGACAACAACCACAACAGAGCGAAGCGGGTGGtactggcgccgctgctgctgcccgatCCCAACCTCTTGTGGACGCCGAAGATAATGCCCCACACGTTATCATCCCTGTTCCAGGTGATAACCCTAGCAACGGCAGCAAGACGCCATCGCTGAAGCCGGAATATCCATTACCCTTTCACGCGGTTCTCTGCCCGAACCTGGTGCAGACGGACGTGGGGCTCACACTGCTTCTCTAGCAAGGCTTACATCCGCTGCTCACGATGGTGCGCTTGCGCCTCACGGTTGGCGTGCCACTCGGCTGCGTAACGGTTCTTTTCGGTCTCGCATTCATCATCTACACCACGAAGACGACAGACCCATGCCGCGCTCATGTTCGCACGGGTCAGTGTGTCGACGTCGGCAGTAgcgacaagagcagcagTATTAGCGGCTCCGGCAATCTGGACCTCTTGTCCTCCGCGTACCACGCTGGTTTCTCGAGCCCTTACCTGTACGGCtcaccagcggcaccggGCGAGTGCCTCATCGTGACCATCTGCTGCAGCTTTGCAGCTCTTCTCGATAGCGTCCCCATCGTGTACTTTGCGGCTCGGTACCTAGCACTCGGCAGCACTCGGCCATGCTTCATTCATATTCTGCGCGGCATTCAGGCAGTGCTCGGCACGAGTGTGCTCATTCGCCACCTATGTTCTGTTTGTTTTTCGCAGGCGCCTccacgtgctgctgtgctcagCGCTTGTCGCCGGGGGCGACATGCTGTGCGCGGTGCACCTTGAGGCCTGCGGCGATTGCTACGCCTACGAGGCGCATGGTCCTCTCAGCGGCACTAACGTCGCTCTTGTCCTGGCCTGTGGGTTCCTTGTTCTGTGCGTACTTCACTGGCTCGTCGCTGTGCTGCCTGTCCTGCCGAGCGTTGGTACGCAAGACCTGATTCCTACGGCAACTCCAGACACGTACACTTTTCGTCCATGTCTCTTTGCCCCAGACGGCCCCACGCCGGCAGAGGTGGACCAGCTTCGGCAAGCCatgcagccgccgctgcggctaGAGGTGCATCACTGCATTCAAGCACGGGATCGATTACTAACAACCACCACGACAATTGGGGAGAGCAAGCAAGCGAACCGCGTGAAGAGCTTGAAGCATACGGAACTGAACGAGGAGCGCCGCCAGGAGCGGACACGGCCATTTTAGCAGCGGACATGTGACGGCctcgagcagcgcgcacgAAAAGGCCACCGCGGAGGGTGACGGCGATACGTCATGCTTAATGCAGCAAGCgggagggcgaggagccaccgcagcagtcggTCGTCTTCATTGGGCTCTTTTGACCCCAGCGCAGACCATTCCCATGGCTACAGCGTGCTGGCctcgcggctgctgcagcgcgtgaCAGAGATTGGCTTCAGAGTGCAAGAGCGCAGCCCACCCACAACGCCTGCTCTCCCCTTCGActctgccggcgcctcgtTCTCTGAGATGTCCGGCGAGGCTAAGGTAGCGTCTTTGCCTGTGCTACCCATGTTACGTCACGTCGTTAGCCCCCGTGAACCATCGTTCCATTGCACTTCTACCGCAGACATGCGGGCGATCGTGGTGGCAGATGACAAGTCAATCATCTTTAACTGCGGAGGCGatctcgcgcagcacggcgcCCCGCCCAAGCTGACGGCGGCCATGGTGCTCCTTACCTACACCGTCGCAGCGACCGGTGACGCGGGGGGCACTGCCTGTCCCCCTTTCTAGTTGTCCGCATGCTTTGATGGGTCTCGTGGCTTCCCACATCTGCAGGTCGCCTGCAAAGGTGTCGTCAGCGAaaccctttccctcccttcaGATATCCGTGCGCAGTGTAGGCCCTCACCACTGGCGAGGAGCACTCCGCACTTCCCCAAAGCGATTGCTGAGGAACGCGCGCGTTGACAACTTTGCAAGCGCTCATGCGATGATGCCTCGTCCTCTCACACATTCCCTTTCCACTCCACTCTCTACTCACTTCGTTTCTCTTCCCGCTCTGTTCTCCACGCAATGCGGATTGTGCGCATGTGAGTCTTTGTAGAactgagagagaaaaagaggcctttgtctgtgtgtgtgtgtgtgtgtcgctgaTACCCACTGCTCCTCTCGTGCCTACGAAAACGAAGCCAGAGCCATTCTCCAGCACGCACTTCAGTTCCCTCCTTACCTCTTCATAGACAGAATAGATTTCTCAAACGTGCTTCATGGATGTCAAGATAAAGAGCATCCACCTCGTGGCGAAGTGGATGTGGGACTGCAAGGGTGAAACTTGTGGCATCTGTCGCCAGGAGTACGAGGCAGTTTGCCCCACTTGCCGCGTGCCGGGTGACGACTGCCCAATCCTGACGAGTCCTTGCCACCATACGTTTCACTTGCACTGCATCACACGTGCAttggagaaggaggagggccaGCCAGAGTGTCCGACGTGCCGCGCGCCGTGGCAAATCTAGAACAGGAATCAGCGCAATATGAGATGGCTGATACTGTCACAGCCCGCTGGGATGCACCGGCTAGCATCCACGCTGGGGCACCTACTTCGTGGAGAGTCCCTTTTCTTCCTACAAGACACCGCTAACCCTAATGTATGCGTGTcattcctctctccttctttgcaTCGACTAGGATGTCAGCTGATACTGCTTCAAggtctcttttttttttcactaGTGATAAGAGTACGGAAAGTTCATTTTTGAGCCGAAAGTGGATCCTACGATGGACCAAACCGGCTTAGTATCGCGTAGGGGCACGAAATCTGCAGCGTGAAGCGGCATGCCTGCGCCCTTCACCAATACCCATAATGGGCGTGTTTCGCTCGCAAAAGAGGGGCTCAGACCTCTACGCCGGCATCCCGCTAATCTCGTGTATTCTCTCTATTTCCTTGCGCCTGTTTTTGTGCTACACTTCGCCATTCCCTTCCCCGATCCCTTCTGCCCTTCGGACTGCTTGTCTTCCTCGTCctaccccccacccccaccaccaccaccaccctcatACCTTTCGACTCACGGCCTGCGCAAGCCCCGGGAGCCcccgcctcctttcctccgGCAAGGGTGTGCGCAGTAACTTACACTCTTTCATCGACAGCACTGTGAACGAGGATCAAAGAATCACGGATCCGTAGGAAGACGGTAAATAGAAACCACATTGGGACCGTGaagcacccacccactcatTCATTAATGCGTCGCTGTGCTGCTCGattcgccgctgcggcagtggccgctGGTAGCGATAGCGACCTCCAAAGTATCAGTCCATCAGCGTACAGTGGTGCGAAGAGTGCGGTGGCAGGCACGACGACCGAGTATAAGCACGTGCACACGGCAAACCCGTTGCCGTCACAGTTCATTCCGCCCGCGTCCGAGGCTCCGGAAAGGCTGCAGTCGTACGTGGAGCCGAAGCCATTTATTAGCCTCCGCCGTATGCAGCTTTTCACTGTCTCCCTCGGTGTCGGTGGAGCTAGCGTAGCGCTGGTGTACTTCTTCCTCAGCACAAGCATCCGCAAccgcgtggaggaggagcagctgcagtttGATCGCGTAGTGGAACGCAACCGAATAGCCATGCAAGACCGCATCTCCGTCGTGCCGGTCTTCGTCGCGCCGAGCACGTACGACGAGCTGTACGCCAAAATGTTGGAAAAGGACAGGACGGTGGAGACGCAGCTCACCCAAGCCAAGAGCACCCTCCACACGGAGACCATGTTCCACGTAAAGATGTGGTGGAACCGGTGTCTGCGCAACATCCAGgccgccacagacgcctTCGTCACCGCACAACTGCGTCACAAGGAAGCCCACGCAGAGGCAAACATCAAGGCAGCACTGCAGTACAGCGGGTATGAACTGGTGAGCCTCTCCAAGGTTGACGCGTAGGCTGCCAaattttcttctctctctctcttgatCGCCAAGATGCAAGTTTAAGCCTGTGCGTTGCATGATTCCCCCTTTTTAGTGCTTTGAGCGATACGATGGGTGGAGGCGAGGATGCAGCAAAGGAGGAACGGACGAAGGTCTCTTTGCGGCGCTTCAGCGCAGGGTGGATGTTTGTGTGGAGAGTTGGTGtgtccccttttttttctttctttggtTGCCGACCTGTCGGACAGTATCcgagaaaaagggagggcACATCCTCATTCTTTGTGATGACCTGCTGgtcccctttcctttctttgtttgccctcccccttcctcctctcctgccATCATTACTCGTTAACTCTTCATCTGGTTGCAGTGAAAGCTGCAGAGGCGCCTGCGTACGAGCCGTATCATGTGTGCGCCATCAGCAAGATGTGTTGCtgtctttgtttttttttttgtgtgtgtgtgtgcgcgtgtgcatgtgtacGAACTGCCGGCGTAATCGGTGGCTTTCTTCCTGTCTTGTCCCATGTCTCTCGTTCAGGCTTTTTTCTGTCCAGGACCCTCTTAGTTATCCTTCCTTGTGGCGCTGCCCTTACGAGGCGAAGGGAAcgaagggggaagggggcagcATGCGCAGGTGGGAGGCACGATGTCCGACCAGTAGCAGCGGAAAAAAGGAAATGTACCTAGCCTCGacgacgcagcgacgcacgaAATCAGAGACGGATGTCGAgtgtggcagcagtggccaCATACGTAATCAATCCCATGTACGCAATCCTGTTTGTGAGTGTAGAGATGTGGAGTGACGCTCTCACTTTTCTACGCTTTCTGCGTAGGCGAAGTAGCACCCAGAGCACCTCActgctcctcttcgtcctccCCGGCCATCTCTTCGcctgagtgtgtgtgtgtgtttctcgcCAGCGCTCCAGTGATGCACACAGcaacattttttttttcgcacCAGTCTTGCACACTGAGGCACATCACCATCGCCACACAGCGATAGCCGACAGTACTCTCTTCAACCTCTGAGCTTCATCCCCACAGCCACGACGGCAAAGACCTCTCAGAGAGgacaccaacacacacacacacacagcgaagGAAATCATGCTCGCATACTTGGAGAGTTACTTCGACCTAAGGAAGAGCTTTGTCTTCTACGGGGCGTACCATCACCAATGGCAGAACCAAATGATTCATGTCATCTTTGTACCGGCCATCTTCACCACCGCGATGAGCTTCCTTGCGCGCGTGCCCATCGCCGGCGgcgtcaccctctcccacatCATTGCCGCCTTCTACACGATATCCTTCATCAAAATGGAGCCGGTTGCTGGGGCACTCTACGCGCCGATTATCGGAGCGATGGAATACCTTGGCTTACGAGTGCTCATCAACCACGTGCCAATCAGCATTGCGATTCACGCCCTCGGCTGGGCAGTGCAGATAATGGGACACAAGTTTCTCGAGGGTCGCCAGCCAGCCTTCATGGAAGATCCGCTGCAGGCAATCCACGCTGCATTGCTCTTTGTCTGGCTGGaggtgctcttcttcctcggCTATCGCCCCGCCATGAAGGCCGAGTTGGATAAGTTAATCA
This genomic window contains:
- a CDS encoding putative anaphase promoting complex subunit protein; its protein translation is MDVKIKSIHLVAKWMWDCKGETCGICRQEYEAVCPTCRVPGDDCPILTSPCHHTFHLHCITRALEKEEGQPECPTCRAPWQI